One window of the Acidobacteriota bacterium genome contains the following:
- a CDS encoding efflux RND transporter periplasmic adaptor subunit, translating to MKKLFLVLVALLLVAGFVGTLYFLWSKSQEKPVVFATEEPFHSDIVHKTVATGSVVPRKEIEIKPQVSGILDELFVEPGEKVAKGDLIARVTIVPDMVNLSNAENRLNRARISLDNARTDFERNDELFGQGLIAAADFQGFELALKEAQEEVSAAEDNLALIREGALKKSGKTSNTLVRATVPGMVLEVPVEEGDSVIETNTFNDGTTIATIADMDEMIFEGTVDESEVGKLREGMELVLTIGALEEESFNALLEYIAPKGVEENGAIQFEIRAALMLRPDVFVRANYSANADIVLARRENVLAIRESWLQFDQDQQPYVEVEVAPQTFERRDVETGLSDGITIEVVSGLDEGAQIKDPNSAVVS from the coding sequence ATGAAGAAACTATTCCTCGTCCTCGTCGCCCTCCTGCTCGTCGCCGGCTTCGTCGGTACGCTCTACTTTCTGTGGTCCAAATCCCAGGAGAAACCGGTGGTCTTTGCCACCGAGGAGCCGTTCCACAGCGACATCGTGCACAAGACCGTGGCCACCGGCTCGGTGGTGCCGCGCAAGGAGATCGAGATCAAGCCTCAGGTCTCGGGCATCCTCGACGAGCTCTTCGTCGAGCCCGGGGAGAAAGTGGCCAAGGGGGACCTCATCGCCCGGGTCACCATCGTTCCCGACATGGTGAACCTGAGCAACGCGGAGAACCGCCTCAACCGCGCCCGCATCAGCCTGGACAACGCCCGCACCGACTTCGAGCGCAACGACGAGCTCTTCGGCCAGGGGCTCATCGCGGCGGCGGATTTCCAGGGTTTCGAGCTGGCTCTCAAGGAAGCCCAGGAGGAGGTGTCAGCGGCGGAGGACAATCTGGCGCTGATCCGTGAAGGAGCCCTCAAGAAGTCGGGCAAGACCAGCAACACCCTGGTGCGGGCAACGGTGCCGGGGATGGTTTTGGAGGTGCCGGTGGAGGAGGGAGATTCGGTGATCGAGACCAACACCTTCAACGACGGCACCACCATCGCCACCATCGCCGACATGGACGAGATGATCTTCGAGGGCACGGTGGACGAGTCGGAGGTGGGCAAGCTGCGGGAGGGGATGGAGCTGGTGCTCACCATCGGGGCTCTGGAGGAGGAGAGCTTCAACGCTCTGCTCGAATACATCGCCCCCAAGGGCGTGGAGGAGAACGGCGCCATCCAATTCGAGATCCGCGCCGCCCTGATGCTGCGTCCGGACGTCTTCGTGCGCGCCAACTACAGCGCCAACGCCGACATCGTGCTGGCGCGGCGGGAGAATGTGCTGGCGATTCGCGAGAGCTGGCTGCAATTCGACCAGGACCAGCAACCCTACGTCGAGGTGGAGGTCGCTCCCCAGACCTTCGAGCGCCGGGACGTGGAGACGGGCCTCTCCGACGGCATCACCATCGAGGTGGTGTCGGGCCTCGACGAGGGGGCTCAGATCAAGGATCCCAACAGCGCGGTGGTTTCCTGA
- a CDS encoding ABC transporter permease: MFDLDSWQEILATIRQNKLRTLLTGFSVAWGIFMLIVLLGSGEGMANGVEYQFRDDAINSIWISSGQTSVPHRGLQPGRDIQLTNRDYGAIRDRVEGVEHITSRFYLRGTVTVSYRDEYGNYDIRSVHPDHRYLEKTLVTRGRFLNQLDLEQHRKVAAIGEAVAEGLFKGRPAIGEYLKINGIPFKVVGLFRDEGAPGEEEKIYLPISTSQRVFNGADRVNQIMLTVDDPSLEATQALAEEVRRGLAERHRFAPEDPRAVFVRNNVEFFQRFLQVMGGIRLFVWAIGIGTILAGVVGVSNIMMITVQERTREIGVRKALGATPWSIVGLVLQESVLITSIAGYLGLVAGVAVLEFGAAHLPESEFFVQPGVDFPIAVTATLLLILAGTIAGFFPARRAAKVQPVEALRDE, from the coding sequence GTGTTCGACCTCGACAGTTGGCAGGAGATCCTGGCGACCATCCGCCAGAACAAGCTGCGCACCCTGCTCACCGGCTTCAGCGTCGCCTGGGGCATCTTCATGCTCATCGTGCTCCTGGGCTCCGGCGAGGGCATGGCCAACGGCGTGGAATATCAATTCCGCGACGACGCCATCAACAGCATCTGGATCAGCAGCGGGCAGACCAGCGTGCCCCACCGGGGGCTGCAGCCGGGGCGGGACATCCAGCTCACCAACCGCGACTACGGGGCCATCCGGGATCGGGTGGAGGGAGTGGAGCACATCACCTCGCGCTTTTATCTGCGGGGCACGGTGACGGTGAGCTACCGGGACGAATACGGCAATTACGACATCCGCAGCGTGCACCCGGACCATCGCTACCTGGAGAAGACCCTGGTCACCCGAGGGCGTTTCCTCAACCAGCTGGATCTGGAGCAGCATCGCAAGGTGGCGGCCATCGGCGAGGCGGTGGCGGAGGGGCTTTTCAAGGGGCGGCCGGCCATCGGCGAGTATCTGAAGATCAACGGCATCCCTTTCAAGGTGGTGGGGCTGTTCCGGGACGAGGGCGCTCCGGGAGAGGAGGAGAAGATTTACCTGCCCATCAGCACCTCCCAGCGGGTGTTCAACGGGGCGGATCGGGTCAACCAGATCATGCTCACGGTGGACGACCCGAGCCTCGAGGCGACCCAGGCGCTGGCGGAGGAGGTGCGCCGGGGGCTGGCGGAGCGTCACCGCTTCGCCCCGGAGGATCCCCGGGCGGTCTTCGTGCGCAACAATGTAGAGTTTTTCCAGCGCTTCCTGCAGGTGATGGGGGGCATCCGGCTCTTCGTCTGGGCCATCGGCATCGGCACCATCCTGGCCGGGGTGGTGGGGGTGAGCAACATCATGATGATCACCGTCCAGGAGCGCACCCGGGAGATCGGGGTGCGCAAGGCTCTGGGAGCAACGCCGTGGTCCATCGTCGGCCTGGTACTCCAGGAGTCGGTGCTGATTACCTCCATCGCGGGCTATCTGGGCCTGGTGGCGGGGGTGGCGGTGCTCGAGTTTGGGGCCGCCCACCTGCCGGAGTCGGAATTCTTCGTCCAGCCGGGGGTGGATTTCCCCATCGCCGTCACCGCCACCCTCTTGTTGATCTTGGCGGGGACCATCGCGGGCTTTTTCCCGGCGCGGCGGGCGGCCAAGGTGCAGCCGGTGGAGGCCCTTCGTGATGAGTGA
- a CDS encoding zinc-dependent alcohol dehydrogenase family protein, which yields MKAMVLEQPGRELVWQEVPEPRPGAHQLRLQVLACGVCRTDLHIYDGELTEPRLPLILGHEIVGEVLEAGAAVKGFEVGQRVGVPWLGHTCGQCRFCRNDRENLCDAPGFTGYQIDGGYAERTVADARYCFPIPDEFGAVEAAPLLCAGLIGYRSLRMAGEARRLGLYGFGAAAHILAQVAIFQGREVYAFTRPGDEKGQEFARSLGAHWAGGSDQLPPELLDAALLFAPVGVLVPRALEAVIKGGTVVCAGIHMSDIPSFPYRHLWNERVIRSVANLTRRDAEEFFRVAPQVPVRTRVTSFPLDQANEALRQLRDGELQGAAVLVP from the coding sequence GTGAAGGCCATGGTGTTGGAGCAGCCGGGACGGGAGTTGGTGTGGCAGGAGGTGCCGGAGCCTCGGCCGGGTGCCCATCAGCTGCGCCTCCAGGTCCTGGCCTGTGGCGTCTGCCGGACGGATCTGCACATCTACGACGGTGAGCTTACCGAACCCAGGCTGCCGCTGATCCTCGGCCACGAGATCGTCGGCGAGGTGCTGGAGGCTGGGGCGGCGGTGAAAGGCTTCGAAGTGGGGCAGCGGGTGGGAGTCCCCTGGCTGGGGCATACCTGCGGTCAGTGCCGGTTCTGTCGCAACGACCGGGAAAATCTCTGCGATGCCCCCGGCTTCACCGGCTATCAGATCGACGGCGGCTACGCGGAGCGGACGGTGGCGGACGCCCGCTATTGTTTTCCCATTCCCGACGAGTTTGGGGCGGTGGAGGCGGCACCGCTCTTGTGCGCCGGCCTTATCGGTTACCGCTCCCTTCGCATGGCGGGGGAAGCACGCCGGCTGGGGCTCTACGGCTTCGGTGCCGCAGCCCACATCCTGGCCCAGGTGGCCATCTTTCAGGGGCGGGAGGTTTATGCCTTCACCCGCCCGGGAGACGAGAAGGGCCAGGAGTTCGCCCGCTCCCTGGGGGCCCATTGGGCCGGCGGTTCGGATCAGCTGCCGCCGGAACTCCTGGATGCGGCGCTGCTCTTCGCTCCGGTGGGGGTACTGGTGCCTCGAGCCTTGGAGGCGGTGATCAAGGGGGGCACGGTGGTGTGCGCCGGCATTCATATGAGCGACATTCCATCCTTTCCCTACCGCCATTTGTGGAACGAGCGGGTGATTCGCTCGGTAGCCAATCTCACTCGCCGGGACGCCGAGGAATTCTTCCGGGTAGCTCCGCAGGTGCCGGTGCGCACCCGGGTGACCTCGTTTCCTCTGGATCAGGCCAACGAGGCGCTGCGGCAGCTACGGGACGGCGAGCTCCAAGGGGCGGCGGTGCTGGTGCCGTGA
- a CDS encoding SDR family oxidoreductase has product MTDSSQPSRIALVTGGSRGIGRAIVEALLKTGWTVHFCSRSQSSVDEALDDLRPRFGDAVAGTALDVGDQQLVATWVATALEAHGRIDCLVNNAGLGTFAPVDELTADQWRQVLRTNLDGAFYCLHAVAGPMRRQGDGWIFNISSLAGRNPFAGGAAYNASKFGLLGLSDAAMLDLRQDGIRVSAILPGSVDTAFHHRDDTGWMMHPEDVAQAVIDLLQYPTRTLPSRIELRPTKPPK; this is encoded by the coding sequence ATGACCGACTCGTCCCAGCCCTCCCGCATCGCCCTGGTCACCGGCGGCAGCCGTGGCATCGGCCGCGCCATCGTCGAAGCCCTGCTCAAAACCGGCTGGACCGTCCATTTCTGCAGCCGCTCCCAAAGCTCCGTCGACGAAGCCCTCGATGATCTGCGTCCGCGCTTCGGGGATGCCGTCGCCGGCACCGCCCTCGACGTCGGCGATCAACAATTGGTTGCCACTTGGGTCGCCACCGCCCTCGAAGCCCACGGCCGCATCGACTGCCTGGTCAACAACGCCGGCCTCGGCACCTTCGCTCCCGTCGACGAGCTCACCGCCGACCAATGGCGCCAAGTCCTCCGCACCAACCTCGACGGCGCCTTCTACTGCCTACACGCCGTCGCCGGCCCCATGCGCCGCCAAGGCGATGGCTGGATTTTCAACATTTCCTCCCTCGCCGGCCGCAACCCCTTCGCCGGTGGCGCCGCCTACAACGCCAGTAAATTCGGGCTCCTCGGCCTTTCCGACGCCGCCATGCTCGACCTGCGCCAGGACGGGATCCGCGTCTCCGCCATCCTCCCCGGCAGCGTAGACACCGCCTTCCACCACCGCGACGACACCGGCTGGATGATGCACCCGGAAGACGTCGCCCAGGCCGTCATCGACCTGCTCCAATATCCCACCCGGACCCTCCCCAGCCGCATCGAGCTGCGTCCCACCAAGCCGCCAAAGTGA
- a CDS encoding DUF3592 domain-containing protein, whose translation MSQNIDGKDTRKGLGCLILFALPFAAIGVVMAVLIGMSFWESYQMRQWVEVPAVIEDAQLETHRGDDSTSYSVTARYTYRFEGASYESTKVGIHSGSDNIGSYQERMARRLERYRDSGDPYRAFVNPEDPSQAVLDREVRWEKLGFYALFMVTFGGVGFGLIIFGFIGTRRLGKQLARQTEDPGHPWRWREDWADKTIQYTDRAGAIGWVIFALLWNAVSSPILFVFQEEWESGNHLILIGLLFPLVGIWLVFKAIQAMLRWRRYGVSTLHLEQVPIAPGEQLGGRVVTSAAVDPANGFDVTLSAVHSYSTGSGKNRSTRKDTLWEDQQQVTVTRRSRDGVEIPVAFKVPEGVATTGEEGDHKVVWLLQVKAAVAGVDYHASFDLPVFALAEDGVVDPEPQDLHQLRGQRSSQPLPSVPLSGHERAPALARSGAKIEASGTGRRFRFGMARNPGVAIGATIFWLIWSGVTFFLYRSDAPWGFPLVFGIFALLLLWWVLELWLRSYTVHAESGWLQLTKSLLGIRSGWRMPVAEIDRFEIRRGMKSGQRQYYNLYVRSTADEEHVVASQIPGRKEAQAVVDELEELLGLESSGD comes from the coding sequence ATGAGCCAGAACATCGATGGGAAGGATACTCGCAAGGGGTTGGGTTGCCTGATCCTCTTCGCCCTGCCGTTCGCCGCCATCGGGGTGGTGATGGCGGTGCTCATCGGGATGTCCTTCTGGGAGTCCTACCAGATGCGCCAGTGGGTGGAGGTTCCGGCGGTGATCGAGGATGCGCAGCTCGAGACCCACCGGGGGGACGACTCCACCAGCTATTCGGTGACGGCGCGCTACACCTATCGCTTCGAAGGGGCGTCCTACGAGTCCACCAAGGTGGGCATCCACAGCGGTTCGGACAATATCGGCAGCTACCAGGAGCGCATGGCCCGGCGGCTGGAGCGGTATCGGGACAGCGGTGATCCGTATCGCGCCTTCGTCAACCCCGAGGATCCGTCCCAAGCGGTGCTCGACCGGGAGGTGCGCTGGGAGAAGCTGGGCTTTTACGCGCTCTTCATGGTGACCTTCGGCGGCGTCGGTTTCGGCTTGATCATTTTCGGTTTCATCGGCACCCGGAGGCTCGGCAAGCAGCTGGCCCGGCAGACAGAGGACCCCGGCCATCCTTGGCGGTGGCGGGAGGATTGGGCCGACAAGACGATCCAATACACCGATCGTGCCGGCGCCATCGGCTGGGTGATCTTCGCTCTGCTGTGGAATGCGGTGTCCTCGCCCATCCTCTTCGTCTTTCAGGAGGAATGGGAGTCCGGCAACCACCTGATCCTCATCGGTCTGCTCTTTCCGCTGGTGGGAATCTGGCTGGTGTTCAAGGCGATCCAGGCCATGCTGCGGTGGCGCCGCTACGGGGTTTCCACGCTGCATCTGGAGCAGGTGCCCATCGCTCCCGGGGAGCAGCTCGGGGGCCGGGTGGTGACCTCGGCGGCGGTGGATCCGGCCAACGGCTTCGACGTCACCCTCTCCGCGGTGCACTCTTACAGCACCGGCTCCGGGAAGAATCGCAGCACCCGCAAGGACACCCTGTGGGAGGACCAGCAGCAGGTCACCGTGACCCGCCGCTCCCGGGACGGGGTCGAGATCCCCGTGGCGTTCAAAGTTCCCGAGGGCGTGGCGACCACCGGCGAGGAGGGCGACCACAAGGTGGTGTGGCTGCTGCAGGTGAAGGCGGCGGTGGCGGGGGTGGACTATCACGCCAGCTTCGATCTGCCGGTCTTCGCCCTGGCGGAGGATGGCGTCGTCGACCCGGAGCCCCAGGATCTGCACCAGCTGCGGGGCCAGCGAAGCAGCCAGCCGCTCCCCTCGGTGCCCCTGTCCGGTCACGAGCGGGCCCCGGCGCTGGCCCGCAGCGGCGCGAAGATCGAAGCTTCCGGCACCGGCCGCAGGTTTCGCTTCGGCATGGCCCGCAATCCCGGGGTCGCCATCGGCGCGACCATCTTCTGGCTGATCTGGTCCGGGGTGACGTTCTTCCTCTACCGCTCCGACGCTCCCTGGGGCTTTCCGCTGGTCTTCGGGATCTTCGCCCTGCTCTTGCTTTGGTGGGTCTTGGAGCTGTGGCTACGCAGCTACACCGTGCACGCGGAAAGCGGCTGGTTGCAGCTGACCAAGAGCCTGCTGGGGATTCGCAGCGGCTGGCGGATGCCGGTGGCGGAGATCGACCGTTTCGAGATCCGCCGGGGGATGAAGTCCGGACAGCGCCAGTACTACAACCTCTATGTGCGCAGCACCGCCGACGAGGAGCACGTGGTGGCTTCGCAGATCCCGGGGCGTAAAGAGGCTCAGGCGGTGGTGGACGAGCTGGAGGAGCTCTTGGGATTGGAGTCGAGCGGCGACTGA
- a CDS encoding ABC transporter permease, with amino-acid sequence MIFDLDHWAEIYESLRRNKLRTALTAFGVFWGILMLVLMLGSGEGLSNGIAKRFTGSATNSFFVWTRRTTEPYRGLPPGRTFELNNGDVEALQEQVPELRVVAPRLQLGGFRSGVNVTRGNRDGGFSVTGDVPENQEVQAVRILRGRFLNPLDLEHNRKVTVIGKRVQEVLFEDGEDPVGDSVEIRGVYFKVVGVFESLLDGGGAEEDDQRLVVPFTTFQRAFNRADEVDWLACVSADGVPASVAEEKAKVVLASRHQIAPTDTRAFGSFNLEEEYVKIQGLFAGIRLLVWIVGIGTLSAGVIGVSNILLIIVKERTKEIGLRRAVGATPWQITAQVILEAVVLTASAGYFGLVLGVGLLAVVSQVLTAAGSPQAFSDPSVDLQSALRALVILVFSGVLAGLIPAQRAVRLKPVEALRQE; translated from the coding sequence GTGATCTTCGACCTCGATCATTGGGCGGAGATCTACGAGTCCCTGCGGCGCAACAAGCTACGCACCGCCCTCACCGCCTTCGGAGTGTTTTGGGGCATCCTCATGCTGGTGCTCATGCTGGGCTCCGGCGAGGGTTTGAGCAACGGCATCGCCAAGCGCTTCACCGGCAGTGCCACCAACAGCTTCTTCGTCTGGACCCGGCGCACCACCGAGCCCTATCGGGGGCTGCCTCCGGGGCGCACCTTCGAGCTCAACAATGGCGACGTGGAGGCGCTTCAGGAACAGGTGCCGGAGCTGCGGGTGGTGGCGCCGCGGCTGCAGCTGGGAGGCTTCCGTAGCGGCGTCAACGTCACCCGCGGCAACCGCGACGGCGGCTTCAGCGTCACCGGCGACGTGCCGGAGAACCAGGAGGTGCAGGCGGTGCGCATCCTCCGGGGTCGTTTTCTCAACCCGCTGGACCTGGAGCACAACCGCAAGGTGACGGTGATCGGCAAGCGGGTGCAGGAGGTGCTCTTCGAGGATGGAGAGGACCCGGTGGGGGATAGCGTCGAGATCCGCGGGGTGTATTTCAAGGTGGTAGGCGTTTTCGAGTCGCTGCTGGACGGTGGCGGCGCGGAGGAGGACGATCAGCGTCTGGTGGTTCCCTTCACCACCTTCCAGCGCGCCTTCAACCGCGCCGACGAGGTGGACTGGCTGGCCTGCGTCAGCGCCGACGGTGTGCCAGCCTCGGTGGCGGAGGAGAAGGCCAAAGTGGTGCTCGCCAGCCGCCACCAGATCGCCCCCACGGACACCCGGGCCTTCGGTTCGTTCAATCTGGAGGAAGAGTACGTCAAGATTCAGGGGCTCTTCGCCGGCATTCGGCTGCTGGTTTGGATCGTCGGCATCGGGACCCTGTCGGCGGGGGTCATCGGGGTGAGCAATATCCTGTTGATCATCGTCAAGGAGCGCACCAAGGAGATCGGTCTACGTCGGGCGGTGGGAGCGACGCCGTGGCAGATCACCGCCCAGGTGATCCTGGAGGCGGTGGTGCTCACCGCCAGCGCCGGATATTTCGGCCTGGTCTTGGGCGTCGGCCTGTTGGCGGTGGTGTCCCAGGTGCTCACCGCCGCCGGCTCCCCTCAGGCCTTCTCGGATCCCAGCGTCGATCTGCAGAGCGCGCTGCGGGCGCTGGTGATCCTGGTGTTCTCCGGAGTTCTTGCGGGGCTCATCCCGGCCCAGCGGGCGGTGCGTCTCAAACCGGTGGAGGCGCTGCGTCAGGAGTGA
- a CDS encoding DUF4286 domain-containing protein → MTSSSPQTEPSPETHPAEPQIASTVECTFTDPKVAWRWLDWLQGGHLADVCAAGALAADAVLLDGEPVRCQARYRFSHRAAFEAYERDHAPRLRAEGLELFPLELGLSYSRTLGEIRSTHH, encoded by the coding sequence ATGACCTCTTCTTCTCCCCAGACGGAACCTTCCCCTGAGACCCATCCTGCGGAGCCGCAGATCGCCTCCACCGTCGAGTGCACTTTCACCGATCCCAAAGTCGCCTGGCGCTGGCTCGATTGGCTCCAGGGCGGCCACCTCGCCGACGTCTGCGCCGCCGGTGCCCTGGCAGCGGACGCGGTGCTCCTGGACGGCGAACCGGTGCGCTGCCAGGCGCGCTACCGCTTCTCCCACCGCGCCGCCTTCGAAGCCTACGAGCGCGACCACGCCCCGCGCCTCCGGGCCGAAGGTCTCGAGCTCTTCCCGCTGGAATTGGGCCTCAGCTATTCCCGCACCCTCGGCGAGATCCGCTCCACCCATCACTGA
- a CDS encoding ABC transporter ATP-binding protein encodes MIHLQDLHKSYRTGGSSLHVLKGIDLEIGAGEMVSVMGSSGSGKSTLMNIVGILDSYDEGTYHLDGTLIRDLDERRAARYRNQFLGFIFQSFNLIPFKNAMENVALPLYYQKVGRRKRNRIAVELLAQVGLEAWAEHRPNQLSGGQQQRVAIARALITEPKVILADEPTGALDSKTSLEVMEVLREVNRRGTTVVIVTHEHDIAGMTDRVIHLHDGLIVRDEVPLAAPMTGPSEEEEPAEAVTAAPVAGS; translated from the coding sequence ATGATTCATCTCCAAGACCTGCACAAGAGCTACCGCACCGGCGGCAGCAGCCTACACGTGCTCAAGGGCATCGACTTGGAGATCGGCGCCGGGGAGATGGTGTCGGTCATGGGCTCCTCGGGGTCGGGCAAGTCGACCCTGATGAATATCGTCGGCATCCTGGACAGCTACGACGAGGGGACCTACCACCTCGACGGCACCTTGATCCGCGATCTCGACGAGCGGCGGGCGGCGCGCTACCGCAATCAGTTCCTTGGCTTCATCTTCCAGAGCTTCAATCTGATCCCGTTCAAGAACGCCATGGAGAATGTGGCGTTGCCGCTCTATTACCAGAAGGTGGGGCGGCGCAAGCGCAATCGCATCGCCGTGGAGCTCCTGGCGCAGGTGGGGCTGGAGGCCTGGGCGGAGCACCGGCCGAATCAGCTCTCCGGCGGTCAGCAGCAGCGGGTGGCCATCGCCCGGGCGCTGATCACCGAGCCCAAGGTGATCCTCGCCGACGAGCCCACCGGCGCCCTGGACTCCAAGACCTCTTTGGAGGTGATGGAGGTGCTGCGGGAGGTCAACCGCCGCGGCACCACGGTAGTCATCGTCACCCACGAGCACGACATCGCCGGGATGACGGATCGAGTGATCCATCTCCACGACGGCCTCATCGTGCGCGACGAGGTGCCGCTGGCGGCGCCGATGACCGGGCCTTCGGAAGAGGAAGAGCCTGCGGAGGCGGTTACCGCCGCGCCGGTTGCTGGGAGCTAG
- a CDS encoding MoxR family ATPase has protein sequence MSKNDRKTGKAAAEELGRLEREIGQHVLGQEEFLRGLLVALLADGHVLIEGVPGLGKTRAVNLLARACQVTFQRLQFTPDLLPADILGTRIYNQQSGSFETVRGPIFAQLILADEINRAPAKVQSALLETMQERQVTIGRESLPLQLPFLVFATQNPIEQEGTYPLPEAQLDRFLLKLVVGYPSQGAENRVVRMVMDETELPPVPRILDGGEILDLQRQVREVFIEDRLIRYATDLVRASRDPSSVGLELDRYIELGASPRASIALARSSRALAFLEGHDAVTPDHLRAMAPAVLRHRILRSYLADAERVSADALVEQLLGAVPVP, from the coding sequence ATGTCGAAGAACGACAGAAAGACGGGAAAGGCCGCGGCGGAGGAGCTGGGACGGCTGGAGCGGGAGATCGGGCAGCACGTCCTCGGCCAGGAGGAATTCCTCCGCGGCCTGCTGGTGGCCCTGTTGGCGGACGGCCACGTGCTCATCGAGGGGGTGCCGGGGCTGGGCAAGACCCGCGCCGTCAACCTCCTGGCCCGTGCCTGCCAGGTGACCTTCCAGCGGCTCCAATTCACCCCCGATCTGCTGCCGGCGGACATCCTCGGCACGCGCATCTACAACCAGCAGAGCGGTAGCTTCGAGACCGTCCGCGGCCCCATTTTCGCCCAGCTGATCCTGGCGGACGAGATCAACCGGGCGCCGGCGAAGGTGCAGTCGGCGCTCTTGGAAACCATGCAGGAGCGGCAGGTCACCATCGGCCGCGAGAGCCTGCCCTTGCAGCTGCCGTTCCTGGTCTTCGCCACCCAGAATCCCATCGAACAGGAGGGCACCTACCCGCTGCCGGAGGCGCAGCTGGACCGCTTCCTGCTCAAGCTGGTGGTGGGCTATCCCAGCCAGGGGGCGGAGAATCGGGTGGTGCGCATGGTGATGGACGAGACGGAGCTGCCGCCGGTGCCGCGGATCCTCGACGGTGGCGAGATTCTGGACCTCCAGCGCCAGGTGCGGGAGGTCTTCATCGAGGATCGGCTGATCCGCTACGCTACGGATCTGGTGCGGGCCAGCCGCGATCCATCCTCGGTGGGGCTGGAGCTGGACCGCTACATCGAGCTCGGCGCTTCCCCCCGAGCCTCCATCGCCCTCGCCCGCAGCTCCCGAGCCCTGGCCTTCTTGGAGGGCCACGACGCGGTGACGCCGGACCATCTGCGGGCCATGGCGCCGGCGGTGCTGCGCCACCGCATCCTGCGTTCCTACCTGGCGGATGCGGAGCGGGTGAGTGCCGACGCTCTGGTGGAACAGCTGCTGGGGGCGGTTCCCGTTCCCTGA
- a CDS encoding DinB family protein: MQTPRFGAFPFSHLLQRRGLAALLAIALLATLFTAPAFAHGDKDAKDHDHDHDHAEMAAKEAMAGGEAAKAALLRNWEGVNKKLVDLAEAIPAEHYGWRPMEGVRSVSETFMHVAGANYFLSSPFGTEMPEGVRELEQITDKAKVVETLQDSIDKAGAALKDLDVSRGAEELNLFGRTMTRNDVVLILLSHAHEHLGQAIAYARSNEIVPPWSRPQPADDGADDSGDDDSGR, encoded by the coding sequence ATGCAGACCCCCAGGTTTGGTGCATTCCCCTTTTCCCATCTCTTGCAGCGCCGCGGGCTGGCGGCGCTCCTGGCCATCGCCCTTCTGGCTACTCTCTTCACCGCCCCGGCCTTCGCCCACGGTGACAAGGACGCCAAGGACCACGATCACGATCATGATCATGCGGAGATGGCCGCCAAGGAAGCCATGGCCGGCGGCGAGGCCGCCAAGGCCGCGCTGCTGCGCAATTGGGAGGGCGTCAACAAGAAGCTCGTGGACCTCGCCGAGGCCATTCCAGCGGAGCACTACGGCTGGCGGCCCATGGAGGGCGTACGCTCGGTGAGCGAGACCTTCATGCACGTGGCCGGCGCCAACTACTTTCTCTCCTCCCCCTTCGGCACCGAGATGCCCGAGGGCGTGCGCGAGCTGGAGCAGATCACCGACAAGGCCAAGGTGGTGGAAACCCTCCAAGACTCCATCGACAAGGCCGGCGCGGCGCTCAAGGACCTCGACGTGAGCCGCGGTGCCGAGGAGCTCAACCTCTTCGGCCGCACCATGACCCGCAACGACGTGGTGCTCATCCTCCTCAGCCACGCCCACGAGCACCTGGGACAGGCCATCGCCTACGCCCGTTCCAACGAGATCGTCCCACCCTGGAGCCGGCCCCAACCCGCCGATGACGGTGCGGACGACTCCGGCGACGACGATTCCGGCCGCTAA